atttctttgtttttcttgagTTAAAAGGGATCATCTACTTTTGGATGATAAATCTAACAATTGACAGGTCGAAACCTGCAGAAATTTTCCTAGTAAAATGATCATAGTAAATGATAAACATAGTAATAACATCTTCAATTGTTATAAAATCTTCAATTATAGTAATAACatcttcaaattttatataTCTTATGAAGACTAAAATGATCAACTACAGGAGATGATGATCATAGTAAATGATAATCACAGTAATAAcatcttcatttatataaaataaaaaataacatcTTTAATAGTAAATGATAatcataataataaaatattcaatGTTAACTTTATACAAATGATAATAGTAAATGATGATCATAATAATAACGTCttcaattatataaaataaaaaataaagttctagaaTTGCAGGCATTAAGTTAAAAACTTCAAGTTCAGAATTATGAGAGACATGCTCAAATTCAATATATTTGTGAGTTCCACTAAAAGACGAGAAAGAAAAGACTTGAATACAATAGGCAATGCAAACATCACAACTactaaatataataatttttttgaataactAAAATATAACAAGCAAATAGCATAGTGTTCTCAGTACAGAAAACTGCCATAATTTAAATGAGTTGCACTTCAATACAATATCACCTTCACCCCAGCTCCACTGCAACTACAGAAATAAAGAATCCATATGGCACAAAATGCTCTAAAATGTTGTGTAATAACTTGTCTTGACGTCAATTTTTTGACTGAAAGCCTTAACCTGGGAAACTGCCAAAACTGAAGCTAGGTAAGCCTTAGCAGAACTGAAACCAAGTTCTCAAACTTGGTTGGGACGTAAGAATTTACTAGTATAATCATGAACATCATGACTTGGATACCTAATTCTTTTGTTGACACAATTTTTATACTTTATCATGATTGATGTACTTTATTCCCCAAAGGAAAGAATGGCCATGCAACCTAGCTTGGACAATTGATCAAGCTGATCGAATTTTTTCAACAGGGAAGTGCATTAGGGGGGTATTAGAAAATTAGATAATTTTGGGCAGTATGAAAGTGAAAGTGCAAAgtaaaaaataaggaaaaaggAAGTCACTTTAAAGTACAGGGCCTGGCAGATACAACATCCCAAAGCAAAATCTTTCTACAACTATTGATAAGATTGCTTTTCAATTCATAAAAGCtgcatatattttcatttaattttttttttattgctggCCGATCTTTATTCTCTATACCGCTAAGCTCTAATAATTGCGTAAATTTTATTGTTAAGTTCACTGTAACAAAAGATTAAAACTTTCCCAATTATTACTCCAGATATCTACGTGGATGAGCGACCGGAGGTATTTTCCCTTAACACCAGGTGACCTTGCTTATCGACTGCAAGTTATCAATAAAGTTCATGGCCTTGAACATGCAGAGAATTATTTCAATAACATACCCAGACAATTAAAATTCTATCAGCCTCATGGTGCTCTTCTCAGCTGCTATGCAGAAGAGAAATCTGTTGAGAAAGCAGAGGCTCTCTTTGAGAAAATGAAGGAGTCAAATATGCTCTCATCTTTTGTGTACAATATGCTATTGAAACTCTACTCTGACATAGGAGAACTTGGTAAAGTAGACGCCACATTCCAAGAAATGCAAGAAAAAGGAATTCTTCCTGATTTTTTCACCTACAATATTCTAATGGAAGCATATGCCAACACTTCCAACATCAATGGGAtggaaaaaattctgaaaaaaatacAAGATCCTAAAGTACCTGCAAATTGGCACATATATGCAGTTGCTGCTAAGGGTTATATGAAAATAGGGTTAATGGATAAGGCCTTAGCAGCACTGAAAAAATCAGAGAAACAGATCCCTCAAAAGAAGGGTCGAGTTGCTTATGGGTTTATACTCTCTCTATATGCTGATATTGGCAGCAAAGATGAGCTACACCGAGTATGGAATGCATACAAAGCAAGAGAGAGGTTATCCAACTCAATGTACATGTGCATGATAAGTGCGCTACTGAAGTTAGACGATATTGAGGGTGCAGAGGCTATCTTGAAGGAGTGGGAAACCCGGTGTAATTTCTATGATTTCCGGGTGCCGAATCTGCTTATTGGTGCTTATTGTAGGAAAGGGCTTCTAGGGAAGGCAGAATCACTAGTAAGTCAGGTCATTGAGAGTGGAAGGACACCTTTTGCTAATACATGGGACCGTTTAGCGGGTGGGTATTTTCGAGAAGGTCAGCCTTTAAAAGCAGTCGAGATGATGAAGAAGGCATTACAATTGACAGGGCAAACTAGATGGAAGCCAAATCCTGCAAATGTTCTTGCGAGCTTGGAGTACTTCAGAGATCAAAAGGATGTGGAAGCAGCAGAGAAGTTTGTGAAAATGTTAAGATGTCTGGTCCCTTTGACAGAGGAAAATTATCACTGCTTGCTGAGGACTTACTTGTTAGCTCAGAAACCAGTCACCGATTTGCTAGAGCAGATGAAAGAGAATGGATTGAATGCAGATGGTGAAACACAAAAGATTCTGGAGGAGAAAAACAACCAACATCATCCAGAATCTTCATGTTGAAACAAGAGTCAAAGTTTGTGGCACCCAATACTTAATTTTCCAAAGTGAGCCAACACTGTTAGTTGCTCTGTGCCTGCTTTGCTGCATTTGTCACATACCGAAACTATCGGTATCTTAGTGCTGAAGAATCTCAAGGTAACCAATTCAAATTACGTTTGGTCTGGAATTTAAAACCTTAGTGATCTGGTCCCCGGTTTGATACATTACTTTTCATGGATGTCATGTCTTCAAAATGCATGACCCCATTAACTGATCAATGTATCTGAACAAATTGAACTATATgtaatttgtttttgtttcattTCTTAATTAACTTCATGCTAATTCATTTGAACTCATGCGAGTTTCTTTTGTACAAATTCTTGGTCAGAAAAAAAGTAATCAATTTTCGTTATGCAACATAAAGTGTGGTATCTTGTTGGAGATCATGAAAGAGATCACTCCCAGGATGCTAGTTCCCTCTCTGATGTATGCAACTTTCTGCCCGTTCCTCTGTCAAGCATTCAGGGTGATTACCATTTCTACGGCGGGTAATATCTTCAATATTTCGAGATGTACAGTTCTCGATTGCGAAGATGCACAGATTCTGGGTGCGGCATTCATGCCATGCACACTTGTAGTACCACGAGACATGCAGAATGGAGTGAGCAGTGAGCATGTGAAGTACCTTAACGTTTTGAATCTTCATGATTTGAAGTTATTCTGGGACCCTAGAATTTCTCCTGCCATCAGCAATCTATGCATGAGTATGTTGACCTACAATCTGTTCTTTTTAGATCCCTGGAACTAGACTGCTTTAGACCTAATCAGCTTATAATTCTTGTAGCatatatcttttgttttttgttgtttctttcgttgtttgtttttcttttttttccggtGTTCTTCTGAATGTATTGTAGTTTTATCTTATATAAGCTCTTTAGTGGTGCAGGTAATTAGCATGGAACATCTATTCAGCTCAaagtttttttgatttttttggtgaACCAGTCAAACAGCTACTCACTTTTCTAAGATATACCAAAATTTGTTTTTTAGTGTGACCAAATGACCACTTTATCACCTTAGTTACCTTTGCTAATTTTAAGCTAAAAGTTGTGCCTTATTGAAATTTATCTTTTAGTTCTTTCAatataaaataaagaattaGTGTGGTTTCTGATTACTTGTCTTGGGAGAATGGGAGCTTTCAATTTGGCTGAAATTTTGATCTCTCATAACtgaagaggaacaagaggaagcttATCGATTTATTCAGTTCTCTAATATGATGTATCATTCCATCTTGAGGGACATCAATCATGTGTACTCAAATAATTCATTGTTTGGATTCAAAAGACACCGTATTATCTATTACATTTTAAACTTATTTGGTTCGTAGGAAAAATTTTTTCtcatcgaaattttttttttgggaagttAATTTTTTGGAATATGATaactaaaaaaatagtttttatatgtttggttgacaatgaaaaagTGACATTGTAGAGTGATTTATGTTTGGCTGAGCATCTATTGTTCTGGAAAGGCTGtatgaaatatctattatatccttaataaatgaaaaattttattcatgaattttgatggcttaaaaatagttttagaaaaaaaatatttcaatttttaatcGGTGGAAAATAgctttttttatatttctcataagtttttcttttttatgaaatatggaaattttatgtttataaaaatattattttttcatttttcttttgaaaactctaaTCAAATAAGAGATCGTTTTTCTATTgatcatgctttttttttttctcccgcaAACCAAACGACTCCTTTATCTTATTCCCTTTCTCATGCCTCATTTTAAAACTTCAAGTTGCTTTTCTAAAGGCACTGAACTTGTATTCTTTGATCGATCATATCTATCTGATTAACCTGATTGATCTACGACCTTTGATCCATAGAGCTTTTCAAGGATATTTATTGTTTCTAAGAAGGAGTTACGTATTGGCTAGGGGATACAGCAGGAGAGGAAGATAGAGAGACCCTAATCTCTCTAGCATAAGtactttaaaatttttttgaattaattaaaTATTCTAAGAGTGAAAAGGCTGATATATTGGGGGTTACAGGATGAGTGAGAGATGATAAAATAAATGGTGAGCTCCACGCTTATTTTAccaaaagaagataaaacaaaTACCTCTAAGGAGGTTATTTTTTTTCACACTAGATTACTGAGTAAAAGTAATATGAAATTGTCATTACTTGACATAAATAcctatattaatatttattaaataaataataatattaatatacaattacataataattataataaatattaatatatatttattatttaatagatTATTTATCTTAATATAATACATATTCACAATATATAATTAAGATgttataattatattaatagatatttatattaattatatatattaattattcatacattaacaaatatattaatttaaaaataggtTAATTGTATATTATTTATCATAATTAATACAATAAAtgaatttattatatttaatatattaataatattatttataaataaaaattaattaatatattaatatttttattaataaatatttgttaattattaataaatctgGCATCAAAGACTCTCTAATAAGATGATCAAAGACAACTATTTATTTTTAGGAGTACTACAGGTTTCAAGATGCAATATTTATACTTGAGAACAAATGGATTCTAAATATTACTTACTGAAGAACCATTACATCTTTTGCACACACTCTGGCTTCCTTTCCATTGAATTTTCTCAGTACTAATAAGTCACAAACCACATGCAAATCCAACTTTGGAGTCTACTCTCATCactattagagcacatccaaagCTCATATCATGGCCTCTCTTTCTCCATCCAAGGCCAGTTGCAAGCTTTCCCACCCTCAAAAGATGGTTATATTTATTGCCAAACCATCCTTGTCCAATGATTGTCTCTCAACATTACCAAATGCATCCATAATCCTACGTCAAGACCTAGAGATATGCTTCAAATATATTCAAGTAATGATGAGAGACTTCTAGTTGAGCAAGCTCCACAAACATGGAGAGCAACAACAGCACTGCTGTGGGAGAAACCATTCACAGGAGTGCATCAACgatcaggggcggcccaatacatttgggggccttaggcgaactcattagaaggagccttttttattattatttaaataataaattttttaataagtataaaaatattttaaaatttttatttaaaaataattcgtctagctttttgagaagcaaaattactaattaaacttttataAACTTTTATACTCAAGATCCATTAAAATACTATCTATTGCTAATTCTtgagttgaatttgatgtagTGTTATGTTTGTTTATAACAACAAATCTATCTAGAGCTCCTTTTTGAAATTGAATGAGTTtatcgatttttcttttttttttgagtttttcatacccacagtcatattttctattagacattttaatctataaataatattatcaaactaagcaataaaaaaacaccacaaacaaatcaaaatataaaaaagttaaaaatgataaaacttaattgtgtcaagaaaaacaaactcgggttccgacaagtagtgccgaacttaattgtgtcgagtttttatttaaaaataattcgtctagctttttgagaagcaaaattactaattaaacttttatactcaaGATCCATTAAAATACTATCTATTGCTAATCTtgagttgaatttgatgtagTGTTATATTTGTTTATAACAACAAATCTATCTAGAgctcctttttgagattgaatgagtttatcgatttttcttttttttttgagtttttcatacccacagtcatattttctattagacattttaatctataaataatattatcaaactaagcaattaaaaaaacaccacaaacaaatcaaaatataaaaaagttaaaaatgataaaacttaattgtgtcaagaaaaacaaactcGGGTTTCGACAAGTAGTGCCGAATTTAATTGTGTCgagtttttatttaaaaataattcgtctagctttttgaaaagcaaaattactaattaaacttttatactcaaGATCCATTAAAATACTATCTATTGCTAATTCTtgagttgaatttgatgtagTGTTATGTTTGTTTATAACAACAAATCTATCTAGAgctcctttttgagattgaatgagtttatcgatttttttttttttttttgagttttcatacccacagtcatattttctattagacattttaatctataaataatattatcaaactaagcaatta
Above is a genomic segment from Phoenix dactylifera cultivar Barhee BC4 chromosome 2, palm_55x_up_171113_PBpolish2nd_filt_p, whole genome shotgun sequence containing:
- the LOC103712094 gene encoding pentatricopeptide repeat-containing protein At2g20710, mitochondrial, producing MKLFGSSSGARPLYQLESRVRVKAGLGAFLSTEAIRQPADRGWTDTLYNRVVLVADPKISVVPVLERWVQEGKPVEKKDLQSMVKQMMDFRRYSHALEISTWMSDRRYFPLTPGDLAYRLQVINKVHGLEHAENYFNNIPRQLKFYQPHGALLSCYAEEKSVEKAEALFEKMKESNMLSSFVYNMLLKLYSDIGELGKVDATFQEMQEKGILPDFFTYNILMEAYANTSNINGMEKILKKIQDPKVPANWHIYAVAAKGYMKIGLMDKALAALKKSEKQIPQKKGRVAYGFILSLYADIGSKDELHRVWNAYKARERLSNSMYMCMISALLKLDDIEGAEAILKEWETRCNFYDFRVPNLLIGAYCRKGLLGKAESLVSQVIESGRTPFANTWDRLAGGYFREGQPLKAVEMMKKALQLTGQTRWKPNPANVLASLEYFRDQKDVEAAEKFVKMLRCLVPLTEENYHCLLRTYLLAQKPVTDLLEQMKENGLNADGETQKILEEKNNQHHPESSC